In Staphylococcus saccharolyticus, one genomic interval encodes:
- the yut gene encoding urea transporter: MKVIDIILKNISQVLLINNKWTGLFVLIGLFIANWKIGLSALIASLVSYVLASYMNYSIEEINNGLAGFNPVLTAIALILFLDNNWSGIIVTIIATVLTLPVGAAIRELLKPYGIAMLTSPFVIVTWIAILIPGQVKSLNTQLDIIPSQVNKTSFSHNYEHIQILQSILEGFSQVFLVPSLLGGLLIIIGIFIGSKKAVMLALLANVVGFIAIAVLGGNTNEINEGLFGYNLVLTVIALGVTFKTSMNAYITTILGVILTVFIQLGLNTLLMPFCLPALTVPFILAAWLMLFAGINHTSKD; this comes from the coding sequence TTGAAAGTAATTGATATTATTCTGAAAAATATTTCTCAAGTACTATTAATAAATAATAAATGGACTGGGTTATTTGTCTTAATAGGTTTATTTATAGCAAATTGGAAAATTGGTTTAAGTGCGCTCATAGCTAGTTTGGTTTCTTACGTCTTAGCGTCATACATGAATTATTCAATAGAAGAAATAAATAATGGTTTAGCTGGGTTTAATCCTGTTTTAACTGCTATAGCACTTATTTTATTTTTAGACAATAATTGGAGTGGCATAATCGTCACAATTATAGCTACGGTTTTGACGTTGCCAGTTGGTGCTGCAATACGAGAATTGTTAAAGCCTTATGGAATAGCCATGCTAACTTCTCCTTTTGTTATTGTCACTTGGATAGCCATACTTATTCCTGGTCAAGTTAAATCATTAAACACGCAACTTGATATCATTCCAAGTCAAGTTAACAAGACTTCATTTTCACATAATTACGAACATATTCAAATTCTTCAATCTATACTTGAAGGATTTAGCCAGGTATTTTTAGTACCTAGTTTGCTCGGTGGATTACTTATTATTATTGGCATTTTCATTGGATCTAAAAAAGCGGTGATGTTAGCATTATTAGCTAATGTGGTTGGTTTTATTGCCATAGCTGTATTAGGTGGTAATACTAACGAAATCAATGAGGGATTGTTTGGTTATAATTTAGTACTAACCGTTATAGCTTTAGGTGTTACATTTAAGACATCAATGAATGCATATATTACTACAATATTAGGTGTCATATTAACGGTATTTATTCAACTAGGGCTTAATACACTATTGATGCCTTTTTGTTTACCAGCTTTAACCGTTCCATTTATATTGGCTGCTTGGTTGATGCTTTTTGCCGGAATTAACCACACTTCTAAAGATTAG
- a CDS encoding urease accessory protein UreF has protein sequence MIDHRYLRLFQFCDSQFPTGAFSHSFGLETYIQRETVNNAESFTEWLQLFLNEQLTYSGGLAMKIVYQALEEYNKDKILDIDQKIFVQSIPKETRVGAKQMGTRMVKLALELYDSEWIKWYYEQMKHKKAKLHPAICFTMLGYHLGIDISTIIDYYLYQNVSSLTQNAVRAIPLGQTSGQRVVTEMIPYIEQTRDNILTLNESNFGMTTPGLELNQMEHENVHVRIFIS, from the coding sequence ATGATTGATCATCGATATTTAAGACTATTTCAGTTCTGTGATTCACAGTTTCCAACAGGTGCATTTAGTCACTCTTTTGGACTTGAAACCTATATTCAGCGTGAAACTGTCAATAATGCTGAATCATTTACTGAATGGTTACAATTATTTTTAAACGAACAGCTAACCTATTCAGGTGGTTTGGCTATGAAAATTGTATATCAAGCATTAGAAGAGTATAACAAAGATAAAATTTTAGACATCGATCAAAAAATCTTTGTTCAGAGCATACCGAAAGAAACACGTGTAGGTGCTAAACAAATGGGAACACGTATGGTTAAATTAGCTTTGGAACTATACGATAGTGAATGGATAAAGTGGTATTATGAGCAAATGAAACATAAAAAAGCCAAGCTTCATCCTGCTATTTGCTTTACTATGTTGGGGTACCATTTAGGCATTGATATTAGCACTATTATTGATTATTATTTATATCAAAATGTTTCAAGTTTAACCCAAAATGCTGTTAGAGCTATACCTCTTGGACAAACATCTGGTCAACGTGTTGTTACAGAGATGATACCATATATAGAACAAACAAGAGATAACATTTTAACATTAAACGAATCAAACTTCGGTATGACCACTCCAGGTTTAGAACTTAATCAAATGGAGCATGAAAATGTACACGTAAGAATCTTTATTTCATAG
- the ureC gene encoding urease subunit alpha, with translation MSFKMTQSQYTSLYGPTVGDSVRLGDTNLFAQVEKDYANYGDEATFGGGKSIRDGMAQNPNVTRDDKNVADLVLTNALIIDYDKIVKADIGIKNGYIFKIGKAGNPDIIDNVDIIIGSTTDIIAAEGKIVTAGGIDTHVHFINPEQAEVALESGITTHIGGGTGASEGAKATTVTPGPWHIHRMLEAAEEFPINVGFTGKGQAVNHTALIEQIHAGAIGLKVHEDWGATPSALSHALDVADEFDVQIALHADTLNEAGFMEDTMAAVKNRVLHMYHTEGAGGGHAPDLIKSASYPNILPSSTNPTLPYTHNTVDEHLDMVMITHHLNASIPEDIAFADSRIRKETIAAEDVLQDMGVFSMVSSDSQAMGRVGEVILRIWQVAHRMKEQRGLLGGDSEYNDNNRIKRYIAKYTINPAITHGISDYVGSIEAGKLADLVMWEPAFFGVKTDLVVKGGIINSAVNGDANGSIPTSEPQKYRKMYGQYGGNMTHTAMTFVSNTAYENGIYRQLNLKRMVRPVKNIRNLSKADMKNNNATPQLDVDPQTYEVFVDGEKITSEAATELPLSQKYFLF, from the coding sequence ATGAGTTTCAAAATGACACAATCTCAATACACGAGTTTATACGGCCCTACCGTTGGAGACTCAGTAAGATTAGGTGATACAAACCTTTTTGCACAAGTTGAAAAAGATTATGCAAACTACGGAGACGAGGCTACGTTCGGTGGCGGTAAATCTATTCGTGATGGTATGGCTCAAAACCCTAACGTAACAAGAGATGATAAAAATGTTGCTGATTTAGTGTTAACTAATGCACTGATTATAGATTATGACAAAATTGTCAAAGCTGATATTGGTATTAAAAATGGTTATATCTTTAAAATCGGTAAAGCAGGAAATCCTGATATTATTGATAACGTGGATATTATTATTGGATCAACAACAGATATCATTGCAGCCGAAGGTAAAATTGTGACTGCAGGAGGGATTGACACACACGTTCATTTTATAAATCCTGAACAAGCTGAAGTTGCTCTTGAAAGTGGCATTACCACACACATCGGTGGCGGTACTGGTGCATCTGAGGGTGCTAAAGCAACAACAGTAACACCTGGTCCTTGGCATATCCATCGTATGTTAGAAGCAGCAGAAGAATTCCCTATTAATGTCGGATTCACTGGTAAAGGCCAAGCTGTAAACCATACCGCACTTATTGAGCAGATTCATGCTGGCGCTATTGGTCTCAAAGTTCACGAAGATTGGGGTGCTACTCCATCAGCATTAAGTCATGCTTTAGACGTTGCTGATGAATTTGATGTTCAAATTGCATTACACGCTGATACTTTAAATGAAGCTGGATTTATGGAAGATACAATGGCAGCCGTTAAAAATCGTGTTTTACACATGTATCATACAGAAGGTGCTGGAGGCGGACATGCTCCTGACTTAATTAAGTCAGCATCTTATCCAAATATCCTGCCTTCTTCAACTAACCCTACACTTCCATATACACACAATACCGTTGATGAACATTTAGATATGGTTATGATTACTCACCATTTAAATGCATCAATTCCTGAAGATATTGCCTTTGCAGATTCACGTATTCGTAAAGAAACAATCGCAGCAGAGGATGTACTTCAAGATATGGGTGTATTTAGTATGGTTAGTTCTGACTCTCAAGCAATGGGACGTGTGGGTGAAGTTATTCTACGTATTTGGCAAGTTGCACATCGTATGAAAGAACAACGTGGCTTACTTGGTGGAGACTCAGAATATAATGACAATAATCGTATAAAACGTTATATTGCTAAATATACTATTAATCCAGCAATTACACATGGCATTTCCGATTATGTAGGCTCAATAGAAGCAGGTAAACTGGCAGATTTAGTAATGTGGGAACCCGCATTCTTTGGTGTAAAGACTGATCTTGTAGTTAAAGGCGGTATTATTAATTCTGCTGTTAACGGTGACGCAAACGGTTCAATCCCAACTTCTGAACCTCAAAAATACCGTAAAATGTACGGTCAATATGGTGGAAACATGACTCATACTGCAATGACATTCGTCTCAAATACTGCGTATGAAAATGGTATATATCGCCAATTAAATTTAAAACGTATGGTGCGCCCTGTTAAAAATATTCGCAACTTATCTAAAGCAGATATGAAAAATAACAATGCTACACCTCAATTAGATGTAGACCCACAAACTTATGAAGTATTCGTTGACGGTGAAAAAATCACAAGTGAAGCCGCTACTGAATTACCATTATCTCAAAAATACTTCTTATTCTAG
- the ureE gene encoding urease accessory protein UreE: MIIEEIQGNIANLSPEDKQKHIEKVYLENSDLVKRIQRVTTDHGNEIGIRLKQPIDLQYGDILYQDNSNMIIVDVNSEDLLVIKPRTLKEMGDIAHQLGNRHLPAQFTETEMLVQYDYLVEDLLKELDIPYSHEDRKVNQAFRHIGHSHD, from the coding sequence ATGATTATAGAAGAAATTCAAGGCAACATTGCAAACTTATCTCCTGAAGATAAACAAAAGCACATTGAAAAGGTTTATTTGGAAAACTCAGATTTGGTAAAACGTATTCAACGCGTCACTACAGATCATGGCAACGAAATTGGTATTCGTTTAAAGCAACCTATTGATCTACAATACGGTGACATCTTATATCAAGATAACTCAAATATGATAATTGTTGACGTTAATTCAGAGGACTTATTAGTTATTAAACCTAGAACACTTAAAGAAATGGGTGACATTGCTCATCAATTAGGCAACCGTCACTTACCAGCTCAATTCACAGAAACTGAAATGTTAGTACAATACGATTATCTCGTTGAAGATTTATTAAAAGAACTGGATATTCCCTACAGCCATGAAGATAGAAAAGTAAATCAAGCATTCCGTCATATAGGACATTCACATGATTGA
- a CDS encoding urease subunit gamma, whose product MHFTQREQDKLMIVVAAEVARRRKARGLKLNHPEALALISDELLEGARDGKTVAELMSYGKTILNEEDVMDGVASMITELEIEATFPDGTKLITVHHPIV is encoded by the coding sequence TTGCACTTTACACAACGTGAACAAGACAAGCTTATGATAGTTGTGGCTGCAGAAGTCGCTCGTCGTAGAAAAGCTCGAGGCCTTAAACTTAATCATCCAGAAGCACTCGCTTTAATTAGTGATGAATTACTTGAAGGAGCTCGAGATGGTAAAACTGTTGCTGAACTTATGAGTTACGGGAAAACAATTTTAAATGAAGAAGATGTCATGGATGGTGTAGCTAGTATGATAACTGAACTTGAAATTGAAGCAACATTCCCAGATGGTACTAAATTAATTACAGTTCATCATCCTATAGTTTAA
- a CDS encoding SarA family transcriptional regulator, with the protein MGKIKDINDLVNATFQVKKFFRDTKKQYNLNYEEIYILNHILKSESNEISSKEIATCSEFKPYYLTKALQKLKDLNLLSKKRSVHDERTVIVFVTTEQRDKIQKLIVELENYIK; encoded by the coding sequence ATGGGAAAAATTAAAGACATCAATGATTTGGTCAATGCTACATTTCAAGTGAAAAAATTTTTTAGAGATACAAAAAAACAATATAACTTAAATTACGAAGAAATTTATATTCTTAATCACATTTTAAAAAGTGAATCTAACGAAATATCTTCTAAGGAAATTGCTACATGTTCAGAGTTTAAACCCTATTACTTAACAAAAGCATTACAAAAATTAAAAGATTTAAATTTACTATCAAAAAAACGAAGCGTGCATGATGAGAGAACAGTTATTGTATTTGTGACAACAGAGCAGCGAGATAAAATTCAAAAGTTAATTGTAGAATTAGAGAATTATATAAAGTAA
- the ureG gene encoding urease accessory protein UreG, producing the protein MSNPIKIGIGGPVGAGKTQLIEKVVKRLAKDMSIGVITNDIYTKEDEKILVNTGVLPADRIIGVETGGCPHTAIREDASMNFAAIDELLERNDDIELIFIESGGDNLAATFSPELVDFSIYIIDVAQGEKIPRKGGQGMIKSDFFIINKTDLAPYVGASLDQMAKDTQVFRGNRPFAFTNLKTDEGLDEVIEWIERDTLLKGLA; encoded by the coding sequence ATGTCAAATCCAATTAAAATTGGTATTGGTGGTCCTGTTGGCGCAGGTAAAACACAACTTATCGAGAAAGTTGTAAAACGTCTCGCAAAAGATATGAGTATTGGTGTAATCACTAACGATATTTATACTAAAGAGGACGAAAAAATATTAGTCAATACTGGCGTACTACCAGCAGATAGAATTATAGGTGTAGAAACAGGCGGTTGCCCTCACACTGCTATTCGTGAAGACGCATCAATGAACTTTGCTGCTATTGATGAATTATTAGAACGCAATGATGATATTGAACTTATCTTTATTGAATCTGGTGGCGATAATTTAGCAGCTACCTTTAGTCCTGAACTCGTAGATTTCTCTATCTATATCATTGACGTTGCACAAGGGGAAAAAATTCCACGTAAAGGTGGTCAAGGTATGATTAAGTCTGATTTCTTCATTATTAATAAAACAGATTTAGCACCATATGTTGGTGCTTCTCTTGACCAAATGGCTAAAGATACGCAAGTTTTTCGTGGCAATCGCCCCTTTGCATTTACTAATTTAAAAACAGATGAAGGTCTTGATGAAGTCATAGAATGGATTGAAAGAGACACCTTGCTTAAAGGATTAGCATAA
- a CDS encoding nucleoside hydrolase, whose amino-acid sequence MTKVYFNHDGGVDDLVSLFLLLQMDNLELIGVSTIGADCYLEPSVSASIKIINRFSKQCLQVAPSYERGKNPFPKEWRMHAFFMDALPMLNESHIHKRSKMSDYEVYEDLIQKVKASNEKVTLLFTGPLTDLAKAISCDKSFLKNVNKLVWMGGTFLEKGNVEEPEHDGTAEWNAFWDPKAVKTVFDSDIKIDMVALESTNQVPLTDDVRKHWADKRSYVGVDFLGVSYAAVPPLTHFVTNSTYFLWDVLTTAYVGKPKLVKSVKMNVDVVSHGPSQGKTFRDDNGRKVNVINYVERNVFFDYIMRLAQNVKV is encoded by the coding sequence ATGACAAAAGTATACTTTAACCATGATGGTGGTGTAGATGATTTAGTCTCGTTATTTTTATTACTACAAATGGATAATTTAGAGTTAATTGGAGTCAGTACAATCGGTGCAGACTGTTACCTTGAACCTTCAGTTAGCGCTTCTATAAAAATTATTAATCGATTTTCTAAGCAATGTTTACAAGTTGCACCGTCATATGAAAGAGGGAAAAATCCATTTCCAAAGGAATGGAGAATGCATGCCTTCTTTATGGATGCATTACCAATGTTGAATGAATCTCATATACACAAACGTAGTAAAATGAGTGACTATGAAGTATATGAAGATCTTATTCAGAAAGTAAAAGCTAGTAATGAAAAGGTCACTTTATTATTTACAGGGCCATTAACTGATTTAGCAAAAGCTATTAGTTGTGATAAATCATTTCTAAAAAATGTCAATAAATTAGTGTGGATGGGGGGAACCTTCTTAGAAAAAGGCAATGTTGAAGAACCTGAACACGATGGTACTGCTGAGTGGAATGCCTTTTGGGATCCAAAAGCAGTTAAAACGGTGTTTGATAGTGATATCAAAATTGACATGGTGGCTTTAGAAAGCACGAATCAAGTTCCATTGACGGACGACGTTCGTAAACATTGGGCTGATAAAAGAAGTTATGTTGGTGTTGATTTTCTTGGAGTGAGCTATGCAGCAGTACCTCCACTGACACATTTTGTTACTAATTCAACGTATTTCTTATGGGATGTTCTTACCACGGCTTATGTTGGTAAACCAAAACTTGTTAAATCGGTGAAAATGAACGTCGATGTTGTAAGTCATGGACCTAGTCAAGGAAAAACATTTAGAGATGATAATGGTCGTAAAGTGAATGTGATTAATTATGTTGAAAGAAATGTGTTTTTTGACTATATTATGCGACTTGCTCAAAACGTAAAAGTATAA
- a CDS encoding biotin transporter BioY — protein MTTKYLVYTALMTAIICILGLLPGIPLPFMPVPIVLQNIGIFLAGIILGRKLGASSVIVFLLLVVAGLPVLSGGRGGIGVFAGPSSGFLFLYPFIAYFIGLVRDCYFGKINVLVLFMATFIIGVLGLDIVGTIIMGFIIHIPMSKAYLLSFTFMPCDIIKAIIASLIGATILNHTRFKSLIQ, from the coding sequence ATGACAACAAAATATTTAGTTTATACAGCATTAATGACAGCAATTATTTGTATTTTGGGCTTGCTACCTGGTATTCCACTTCCTTTTATGCCAGTACCAATTGTTTTGCAAAATATTGGAATATTTTTAGCGGGAATTATTTTAGGACGTAAATTAGGAGCATCGAGTGTGATTGTATTCCTGTTGTTAGTTGTAGCTGGTTTGCCAGTGCTTTCAGGAGGACGTGGAGGAATAGGTGTTTTTGCTGGGCCTTCATCAGGTTTTTTATTCTTATATCCGTTCATCGCGTATTTTATTGGATTAGTAAGAGATTGTTATTTTGGAAAAATAAACGTTTTAGTTTTATTTATGGCAACTTTCATTATTGGAGTTTTAGGATTAGATATTGTCGGTACTATAATAATGGGATTCATTATACATATTCCAATGTCTAAAGCATACTTACTATCTTTTACATTTATGCCATGTGATATCATCAAAGCAATTATTGCGAGTTTGATAGGGGCAACTATACTAAACCATACTCGTTTTAAAAGTTTGATACAATAA
- a CDS encoding GNAT family N-acetyltransferase: MSGVTFKDIYIDGQQWSKDSRKIIYLTPHQPLQYASNTWIYQLMPTMTQWLKDIQFQQRLHLNQSSNHLSFYFPENESLNQQWLDIIDRHEFELGLMELYVIEGQTLMQLSINEDVYIERVTTHNIEDYLYVYDYFARPYGEEYTYESRRCVLKHFLVDKVERLIAYIKQHPVGIVNLIITDRTVEIDGFGVLEAFRHQGVGSTLQSFIGHLADQRPVILVADGEDTAKHMYVKQGYIFQGYRYQVLKENII, encoded by the coding sequence ATGTCTGGAGTAACGTTTAAAGATATTTATATCGATGGACAACAATGGAGTAAGGATAGTCGTAAGATTATTTACTTAACTCCGCATCAACCACTACAGTATGCAAGCAACACATGGATATATCAATTGATGCCTACAATGACCCAATGGCTAAAAGATATTCAATTCCAACAACGTTTACATTTAAATCAATCGTCAAACCACCTATCTTTTTACTTTCCAGAAAATGAATCGCTCAATCAACAATGGTTAGATATAATTGATAGACATGAATTTGAACTTGGTTTAATGGAATTGTATGTCATAGAAGGCCAAACACTTATGCAACTCTCAATTAATGAGGATGTATATATCGAACGAGTGACAACTCACAATATTGAGGATTACTTGTATGTGTATGATTATTTTGCGCGACCATATGGTGAAGAATATACGTATGAAAGTCGACGATGCGTCCTTAAACATTTTTTAGTAGATAAAGTAGAGCGTTTGATAGCATATATTAAACAACATCCCGTTGGAATTGTTAACTTAATCATCACTGACAGAACTGTAGAAATTGATGGATTTGGTGTTTTAGAAGCCTTTCGACATCAAGGAGTGGGTTCAACCCTTCAATCATTTATAGGTCATTTAGCTGATCAGCGTCCTGTGATACTTGTGGCTGATGGTGAGGATACAGCTAAACATATGTATGTCAAACAAGGCTATATATTTCAAGGTTATAGATATCAAGTTTTAAAAGAAAATATAATATAA
- a CDS encoding urease subunit beta, with translation MIPGEIKVKNTEIEINKHHPETVIEVKNTGDRPIQVGSHFHFFEANKALEFDREKAYGKHLDIPAGAAVRFEPGDEKEIQLVEYAGRRRVYGFRGLVNGEIDEELVFRPSRSDDSAAVLNDEGEENANKKGGNQA, from the coding sequence ATGATTCCTGGTGAAATCAAAGTAAAAAATACTGAAATAGAGATAAATAAACATCATCCTGAAACAGTTATTGAAGTAAAAAATACTGGAGATCGACCAATTCAAGTTGGTTCTCATTTTCACTTTTTTGAAGCTAATAAAGCATTAGAATTTGATAGAGAAAAAGCATATGGTAAGCATTTAGATATTCCAGCAGGAGCTGCAGTACGATTTGAACCTGGTGATGAAAAAGAAATACAACTTGTAGAGTACGCAGGTCGTCGTAGAGTATATGGTTTTCGTGGCTTAGTCAATGGAGAAATAGACGAAGAACTCGTATTCCGACCAAGTCGTTCTGACGATAGTGCTGCCGTTCTTAATGATGAAGGCGAAGAAAACGCAAATAAAAAAGGTGGTAATCAAGCATGA
- a CDS encoding urease accessory protein UreD, which yields MSEINWTGQLDLTVFNNGHRSVARDIFFEKALKVIRPIYLNQSPIPTFYIVNVGGGYLDGDRYRLNINLEDDAQVTLTSQGATKIYKTPNDHVEQYQKFNLGNHSYMEFVADPIIAYEDAKFYQHNTFNLEKDSSMFYTDILTPGYSSDDQDFTYNYMHLVNEIYVDNELVTYDNMLLDPKKNQINSIGYMEDFTHLGSAYFIHPEVNQNFIDEVYECIANFENHYNCRLGISYLPTHGFAIRILAHRTQIIEKILTHVQSYIAQKLYQRHLDFLRKY from the coding sequence ATGTCGGAAATCAATTGGACAGGTCAGTTAGATTTAACTGTATTTAATAATGGGCATCGCTCAGTTGCCAGAGATATATTCTTTGAAAAGGCACTCAAAGTCATTCGACCTATATATCTCAATCAATCACCGATTCCAACATTTTATATTGTTAATGTAGGTGGTGGATATTTAGATGGTGATAGATACCGTTTAAATATTAATCTTGAAGATGATGCTCAAGTTACGCTTACCTCTCAGGGTGCAACAAAAATATATAAAACACCGAATGATCATGTTGAACAATATCAAAAGTTTAATCTAGGAAATCATTCTTATATGGAATTTGTCGCTGATCCAATTATTGCTTACGAAGATGCTAAATTTTATCAACATAACACTTTTAATCTTGAAAAAGATAGTTCCATGTTTTACACAGATATTTTAACTCCAGGTTATTCGTCTGATGATCAAGATTTCACATATAATTATATGCATTTAGTTAATGAAATTTATGTTGATAATGAATTAGTAACGTATGACAATATGTTATTAGATCCTAAAAAAAATCAAATTAACTCTATTGGTTATATGGAAGATTTTACTCATTTAGGATCAGCATATTTCATTCACCCTGAAGTTAATCAAAACTTTATTGATGAAGTATATGAATGCATTGCTAACTTCGAAAATCATTACAATTGTAGATTAGGAATATCTTATTTACCTACACACGGCTTTGCCATTCGTATATTAGCTCATCGAACACAAATTATTGAAAAGATTTTAACTCATGTTCAATCCTACATTGCCCAAAAACTTTATCAACGTCATCTCGATTTTTTAAGAAAATATTAA